One part of the Mya arenaria isolate MELC-2E11 chromosome 3, ASM2691426v1 genome encodes these proteins:
- the LOC128227255 gene encoding protocadherin-20-like isoform X1, whose amino-acid sequence MAPLVYMLVGVFVCASAQESTVNYSLREEQDAFTYVGNVARDSQLYGNVTMEVFQRMKFQLLTQGNEYAAMFSIDESASTLRTAVQLDREVICPDSIECVLVFNVAVYLKDSITSVLDLYKIIKIEVTIDDINDNAPEFPNDEVTIVISENSGVETEHFTNGAIDLDRGANNSVQTYVMQPPNEMFGLKVLENGDGTTDLNIVVKYPLDRESRHFYQLVISAIDGGSPPRTGSVKINITISDQNDNSPVFSKSLYNVTVEENIPVNSTIVHVNATDADAEDNGLVAYRFSSRTSSKITDVFDINSESGEITCKSVLNFEDDQKWTFKVEAFDSGSPAKTSTVSVIINVLDINDNYPQININLPPGGTKISEAASPGSFVAHVAVFDLDNAGQKEISCMVIGDDFRLEDFKLKNNYKVIVNKPLDHEVRDSYEVTIECSDNGVPPNKNDTSFIVKVEDVNDNFPEFKKDTYELTIQEEVFQSMIVKVEATDKDFGNNGKIIYKLEPGSDQRFTVNSNTGLVTANSVFDRETDPRIILHVLAVDAGDPALSSTATVVINITDINDNAPRFSSNPLNILIMESEPFQSVNLNVTDPDLGLNGQFTLTFPKNDYLAEYFEFNSVTGEIKTLKAIDRELIPYFKFWVSAVDNGIPQRSSSAEVVLHIIDRNDNIPAITYPNNSNNTKAIPILAPVGFVIATVQASDKDDGLNAQLLYFIDMGDTREIFKMDVNTGRITVGREMTELDADTYKLEIAVRDNGEPQRTAMATLKVTVEPANATVSPLVEEENKQNIMLVAVIVGVTTVISVSIIVSIFILCHIDKRNRGRRNQAPKHPEDRFYDIHRVDESMSGSSNISKDSDAELIKKMKAKKEVSFSIDEDCSDVGNNSTLTNVTSFSTMKPPYLSMDYRSSPEDTQSSAWLCNNTVSDMNKTEMYENELSGLTTSQLQGALRHIAQGGNSDRLWLQPVREEQTKRMILRKSEDNHSTTSHDTTTSDSGRGGSEEDINSNRGHIFSESEESRQYIYQCNNRQTDKLMPRRPPPPIPTEMYPRNISFSDDSVNANTTVVSGRKLPELSPYSMFYQTPLKQVELFTISGRTKEAMLESQMTTPGMPYSVADIEEMSEIGQCRDDASTTTSGSYTINPDDLCNEIDDLFFRDVIV is encoded by the exons ATGGCACCTCTAGTGTATATGTTAGTTGGTGTGTTCGTGTGTGCATCTGCGCAGGAGAGTACAGTGAATTACTCTCTACGCGAGGAACAAGATGCCTTCACCTACGTTGGGAATGTTGCCCGAGACAGCCAGCTCTATGGAAACGTGACCATGGAAGTCTTCCAACGAATGAAGTTCCAGCTCTTGACCCAGGGAAACGAATATGCAGCTATGTTTAGTATTGACGAGAGTGCTAGCACCTTAAGGACTGCAGTTCAACTTGACCGGGAAGTCATCTGCCCAGATTCCATTGAATGTGTTCTTGTGTTCAATGTGGCTGTATATTTGAAGGACTCTATTACAAGTGTTCTGGATTTatacaaaatcatcaaaattgaAGTAACAATCGACGATATCAATGACAATGCCCCTGAATTTCCCAATGATGAAGTGACCATTGTCATTTCTGAGAACTCCGGAGTCGAGACTGAACATTTCACGAATGGAGCTATTGACTTGGACAGAGGGGCGAATAACTCAGTACAAACTTATGTTATGCAGCCACCAAATGAAATGTTTGGACTGAAAGTTCTAGAAAATGGAGATGGAACAACAGACTTGAACATTGTTGTGAAGTACCCACTTGATCGTGAAAGCAGACATTTCTACCAGCTTGTAATTTCTGCTATAGATGGCGGCAGTCCACCGCGAACCGGTTCGGTGAAAATCAACATAACAATCAGCGACCAGAATGATAATTCACCAGTGTTCTCAAAATCATTGTACAAtgtaacagttgaagaaaacATTCCAGTAAATTCCACCATTGTGCACGTCAATGCCACAGATGCTGATGCAGAAGATAATGGGCTAGTAGCTTACAGATTTAGTTCCAGAACTTCTAGCAAAATTACTGACGTTTTCGATATTAATAGTGAAAGTGGTGAAATAACATGCAAGTCTGTGTTGAACTTTGAAGACGATCAGAAATGGACTTTCAAAGTGGAGGCTTTTGATAGTGGCAGTCCAGCTAAAACAAGCACCGTATCTGTTATAATAAATGTTCTGGACATTAATGACAACTACCCTCAAATCAATATCAACCTACCACCCGGCGGTACGAAGATTTCGGAAGCAGCTAGCCCTGGAAGTTTTGTTGCTCACGTGGCTGTTTTTGATCTGGACAATGCGGGACAAAAAGAAATCAGTTGTATGGTGATTGGAGATGATTTTCGACTGGAGGACTTTAAGCTGAAAAACAACTACAAAGTGATTGTAAACAAGCCTTTAGATCATGAGGTCAGAGACAGTTACGAAGTTACTATTGAGTGTTCAGATAATGGAGTTCCACCTAACAAAAATGATACTAGCTTTATTGTGAAAGTTGAAGATGTGAATGACAATTTCCCAGAATTCAAGAAAGATACTTATGAGCTGACCATCCAAGAGGAGGTTTTCCAGTCTATGATTGTAAAAGTTGAAGCCACTGACAAGGACTTTGGAAATAATggcaaaattatatacaaactTGAACCAGGGTCAGATCAGAGGTTCACAGTAAATTCTAATACCGGACTTGTTACAGCAAACTCAGTCTTTGACAGAGAAACTGATCCTAGAATTATTCTCCATGTACTGGCAGTTGATGCTGGGGACCCCGCTCTCTCTTCAACCGCTACTGTTGTTATCAATATCACAGACATCAATGATAATGCTCCAAGGTTTTCGTCCAATCCTCTCAACATCCTCATAATGGAAAGTGAGCCATTCCAGTCAGTGAATTTGAACGTGACTGATCCAGATTTGGGTTTAAATGGCCAGTTCACATTGACCTTCCCAAAGAATGACTATCTGGCTGAATATTTCGAATTCAACTCAGTTACTGGGGAAATCAAAACATTGAAGGCAATAGATAGGGAACTGATACCGTATTTTAAATTCTGGGTCAGTGCAGTTGATAACGGCATCCCTCAACGGTCCAGCTCAGCAGAGGTGGTACTTCACATTATCGATAGGAACGATAACATTCCAGCAATTACATATCCAAACAACTCGAACAATACAAAGGCCATTCCCATCTTAGCTCCAGTAGGCTTTGTCATAGCAACAGTTCAGGCTTCTGATAAAGACGACGGTTTGAACGCTCAATTGTTGTACTTCATCGATATGGGAGATACTAGGGAGATATTTAAGATGGATGTTAACACTGGACGAATAACAGTTGGTCGAGAAATGACCGAGTTGGACGCAGATACATACAAGCTGGAAATTGCTGTTCGCGACAACGGTGAACCTCAAAGAACTGCCATGGCAACTCTTAAAGTCACTGTGGAACCAGCCAACGCTACTGTTTCACCTCTGGTTGAAGAAGAGAATAAGCAGAACATCATGTTGGTCGCAGTGATTGTTGGCGTTACTACTGTGATATCCGTCTCGATTATAGTATCCATCTTCATCTTGTGTCACATTGACAAGAGAAATCGTGGAAGAAGAAATCAAGCGCCTAAACACCCTGAGGACAGATTCTACGACATACATCGAGTGGACGAGAGTATGTCAGGGTCATCAAACATCTCAAAAGATTCAGACGCAGAATTGATCAAGAAAATGAAGGCAAAGAAGGAAGTGAGTTTTTCGATTGACGAGGATTGTAGCGACGTTGGAAACAACTCGACCCTGACCAATGTAACGAGCTTCTCGACGATGAAACCTCCATACCTCTCCATGGATTACAGATCATCACCTGAG gaCACGCAATCATCAGCATGGCTCTGTAACAACACTGTATCGGACATGAATAAAACCGAAATGTACGAAAACGAGCTATCGGGGCTTACCACCAGCCAGCTGCAAGGTGCTCTAAGACACATTGCACAGGGAGGCAACTCTGACAGACTTTGGCTGCAACCAGTCAGGGAAGAACAG ACGAAACGCATGATCCTTCGAAAGTCAGAAGACAATCACAGTACAACGTCACATGACACAACAACTAGCGATAGTGGTCGAGGGGGTAGCGAGGAGGATATAAATAGTAACAGGGGACACATCTTTAGTGAATCAG AAGAAAGTCGGCAGTACATATACCAGTGCAATAATCGTCAGACCGACAAGTTGATGCCGCGCCGTCCCCCTCCGCCCATTCCAACAGAGATGTATCCCAGAAACATCAGCTTCAGCGACGACAGCGTCAACGCTAACACCACAGTAGTCAGTGGCAGGAAACTCCCCGAGCTCAGCCCGTATTCAATGTTTTACCAAACACCGCTCAAGCAGGTTGAACTTTTCACTATCAGTGGTCGGACTAAAGAAGCGATGTTGGAGTCGCAGATGACCACGCCAGGTATGCCATACTCAGTGGCGGACATTGAAGAAATGAGTGAGATCGGCCAGTGTAGAGACGATGCCAGTACGACGACGTCGGGAAGTTATACGATAAACCCTGACGATCTGTGTAACGAGATTGATGATTTATTCTTCCGAGATGTGATCGTCTGA
- the LOC128227255 gene encoding protocadherin-11 X-linked-like isoform X2: MAPLVYMLVGVFVCASAQESTVNYSLREEQDAFTYVGNVARDSQLYGNVTMEVFQRMKFQLLTQGNEYAAMFSIDESASTLRTAVQLDREVICPDSIECVLVFNVAVYLKDSITSVLDLYKIIKIEVTIDDINDNAPEFPNDEVTIVISENSGVETEHFTNGAIDLDRGANNSVQTYVMQPPNEMFGLKVLENGDGTTDLNIVVKYPLDRESRHFYQLVISAIDGGSPPRTGSVKINITISDQNDNSPVFSKSLYNVTVEENIPVNSTIVHVNATDADAEDNGLVAYRFSSRTSSKITDVFDINSESGEITCKSVLNFEDDQKWTFKVEAFDSGSPAKTSTVSVIINVLDINDNYPQININLPPGGTKISEAASPGSFVAHVAVFDLDNAGQKEISCMVIGDDFRLEDFKLKNNYKVIVNKPLDHEVRDSYEVTIECSDNGVPPNKNDTSFIVKVEDVNDNFPEFKKDTYELTIQEEVFQSMIVKVEATDKDFGNNGKIIYKLEPGSDQRFTVNSNTGLVTANSVFDRETDPRIILHVLAVDAGDPALSSTATVVINITDINDNAPRFSSNPLNILIMESEPFQSVNLNVTDPDLGLNGQFTLTFPKNDYLAEYFEFNSVTGEIKTLKAIDRELIPYFKFWVSAVDNGIPQRSSSAEVVLHIIDRNDNIPAITYPNNSNNTKAIPILAPVGFVIATVQASDKDDGLNAQLLYFIDMGDTREIFKMDVNTGRITVGREMTELDADTYKLEIAVRDNGEPQRTAMATLKVTVEPANATVSPLVEEENKQNIMLVAVIVGVTTVISVSIIVSIFILCHIDKRNRGRRNQAPKHPEDRFYDIHRVDESMSGSSNISKDSDAELIKKMKAKKEVSFSIDEDCSDVGNNSTLTNVTSFSTMKPPYLSMDYRSSPEDTQSSAWLCNNTVSDMNKTEMYENELSGLTTSQLQGALRHIAQGGNSDRLWLQPVREEQTKRMILRKSEDNHSTTSHDTTTSDSGRGGSEEDINSNRGHIFSESAKGSLGFAGRKSAVHIPVQ; the protein is encoded by the exons ATGGCACCTCTAGTGTATATGTTAGTTGGTGTGTTCGTGTGTGCATCTGCGCAGGAGAGTACAGTGAATTACTCTCTACGCGAGGAACAAGATGCCTTCACCTACGTTGGGAATGTTGCCCGAGACAGCCAGCTCTATGGAAACGTGACCATGGAAGTCTTCCAACGAATGAAGTTCCAGCTCTTGACCCAGGGAAACGAATATGCAGCTATGTTTAGTATTGACGAGAGTGCTAGCACCTTAAGGACTGCAGTTCAACTTGACCGGGAAGTCATCTGCCCAGATTCCATTGAATGTGTTCTTGTGTTCAATGTGGCTGTATATTTGAAGGACTCTATTACAAGTGTTCTGGATTTatacaaaatcatcaaaattgaAGTAACAATCGACGATATCAATGACAATGCCCCTGAATTTCCCAATGATGAAGTGACCATTGTCATTTCTGAGAACTCCGGAGTCGAGACTGAACATTTCACGAATGGAGCTATTGACTTGGACAGAGGGGCGAATAACTCAGTACAAACTTATGTTATGCAGCCACCAAATGAAATGTTTGGACTGAAAGTTCTAGAAAATGGAGATGGAACAACAGACTTGAACATTGTTGTGAAGTACCCACTTGATCGTGAAAGCAGACATTTCTACCAGCTTGTAATTTCTGCTATAGATGGCGGCAGTCCACCGCGAACCGGTTCGGTGAAAATCAACATAACAATCAGCGACCAGAATGATAATTCACCAGTGTTCTCAAAATCATTGTACAAtgtaacagttgaagaaaacATTCCAGTAAATTCCACCATTGTGCACGTCAATGCCACAGATGCTGATGCAGAAGATAATGGGCTAGTAGCTTACAGATTTAGTTCCAGAACTTCTAGCAAAATTACTGACGTTTTCGATATTAATAGTGAAAGTGGTGAAATAACATGCAAGTCTGTGTTGAACTTTGAAGACGATCAGAAATGGACTTTCAAAGTGGAGGCTTTTGATAGTGGCAGTCCAGCTAAAACAAGCACCGTATCTGTTATAATAAATGTTCTGGACATTAATGACAACTACCCTCAAATCAATATCAACCTACCACCCGGCGGTACGAAGATTTCGGAAGCAGCTAGCCCTGGAAGTTTTGTTGCTCACGTGGCTGTTTTTGATCTGGACAATGCGGGACAAAAAGAAATCAGTTGTATGGTGATTGGAGATGATTTTCGACTGGAGGACTTTAAGCTGAAAAACAACTACAAAGTGATTGTAAACAAGCCTTTAGATCATGAGGTCAGAGACAGTTACGAAGTTACTATTGAGTGTTCAGATAATGGAGTTCCACCTAACAAAAATGATACTAGCTTTATTGTGAAAGTTGAAGATGTGAATGACAATTTCCCAGAATTCAAGAAAGATACTTATGAGCTGACCATCCAAGAGGAGGTTTTCCAGTCTATGATTGTAAAAGTTGAAGCCACTGACAAGGACTTTGGAAATAATggcaaaattatatacaaactTGAACCAGGGTCAGATCAGAGGTTCACAGTAAATTCTAATACCGGACTTGTTACAGCAAACTCAGTCTTTGACAGAGAAACTGATCCTAGAATTATTCTCCATGTACTGGCAGTTGATGCTGGGGACCCCGCTCTCTCTTCAACCGCTACTGTTGTTATCAATATCACAGACATCAATGATAATGCTCCAAGGTTTTCGTCCAATCCTCTCAACATCCTCATAATGGAAAGTGAGCCATTCCAGTCAGTGAATTTGAACGTGACTGATCCAGATTTGGGTTTAAATGGCCAGTTCACATTGACCTTCCCAAAGAATGACTATCTGGCTGAATATTTCGAATTCAACTCAGTTACTGGGGAAATCAAAACATTGAAGGCAATAGATAGGGAACTGATACCGTATTTTAAATTCTGGGTCAGTGCAGTTGATAACGGCATCCCTCAACGGTCCAGCTCAGCAGAGGTGGTACTTCACATTATCGATAGGAACGATAACATTCCAGCAATTACATATCCAAACAACTCGAACAATACAAAGGCCATTCCCATCTTAGCTCCAGTAGGCTTTGTCATAGCAACAGTTCAGGCTTCTGATAAAGACGACGGTTTGAACGCTCAATTGTTGTACTTCATCGATATGGGAGATACTAGGGAGATATTTAAGATGGATGTTAACACTGGACGAATAACAGTTGGTCGAGAAATGACCGAGTTGGACGCAGATACATACAAGCTGGAAATTGCTGTTCGCGACAACGGTGAACCTCAAAGAACTGCCATGGCAACTCTTAAAGTCACTGTGGAACCAGCCAACGCTACTGTTTCACCTCTGGTTGAAGAAGAGAATAAGCAGAACATCATGTTGGTCGCAGTGATTGTTGGCGTTACTACTGTGATATCCGTCTCGATTATAGTATCCATCTTCATCTTGTGTCACATTGACAAGAGAAATCGTGGAAGAAGAAATCAAGCGCCTAAACACCCTGAGGACAGATTCTACGACATACATCGAGTGGACGAGAGTATGTCAGGGTCATCAAACATCTCAAAAGATTCAGACGCAGAATTGATCAAGAAAATGAAGGCAAAGAAGGAAGTGAGTTTTTCGATTGACGAGGATTGTAGCGACGTTGGAAACAACTCGACCCTGACCAATGTAACGAGCTTCTCGACGATGAAACCTCCATACCTCTCCATGGATTACAGATCATCACCTGAG gaCACGCAATCATCAGCATGGCTCTGTAACAACACTGTATCGGACATGAATAAAACCGAAATGTACGAAAACGAGCTATCGGGGCTTACCACCAGCCAGCTGCAAGGTGCTCTAAGACACATTGCACAGGGAGGCAACTCTGACAGACTTTGGCTGCAACCAGTCAGGGAAGAACAG ACGAAACGCATGATCCTTCGAAAGTCAGAAGACAATCACAGTACAACGTCACATGACACAACAACTAGCGATAGTGGTCGAGGGGGTAGCGAGGAGGATATAAATAGTAACAGGGGACACATCTTTAGTGAATCAG CAAAGGGTTCTCTGGGTTTTGCGGG AAGAAAGTCGGCAGTACATATACCAGTGCAATAA
- the LOC128227255 gene encoding protocadherin-11 X-linked-like isoform X3 produces the protein MAPLVYMLVGVFVCASAQESTVNYSLREEQDAFTYVGNVARDSQLYGNVTMEVFQRMKFQLLTQGNEYAAMFSIDESASTLRTAVQLDREVICPDSIECVLVFNVAVYLKDSITSVLDLYKIIKIEVTIDDINDNAPEFPNDEVTIVISENSGVETEHFTNGAIDLDRGANNSVQTYVMQPPNEMFGLKVLENGDGTTDLNIVVKYPLDRESRHFYQLVISAIDGGSPPRTGSVKINITISDQNDNSPVFSKSLYNVTVEENIPVNSTIVHVNATDADAEDNGLVAYRFSSRTSSKITDVFDINSESGEITCKSVLNFEDDQKWTFKVEAFDSGSPAKTSTVSVIINVLDINDNYPQININLPPGGTKISEAASPGSFVAHVAVFDLDNAGQKEISCMVIGDDFRLEDFKLKNNYKVIVNKPLDHEVRDSYEVTIECSDNGVPPNKNDTSFIVKVEDVNDNFPEFKKDTYELTIQEEVFQSMIVKVEATDKDFGNNGKIIYKLEPGSDQRFTVNSNTGLVTANSVFDRETDPRIILHVLAVDAGDPALSSTATVVINITDINDNAPRFSSNPLNILIMESEPFQSVNLNVTDPDLGLNGQFTLTFPKNDYLAEYFEFNSVTGEIKTLKAIDRELIPYFKFWVSAVDNGIPQRSSSAEVVLHIIDRNDNIPAITYPNNSNNTKAIPILAPVGFVIATVQASDKDDGLNAQLLYFIDMGDTREIFKMDVNTGRITVGREMTELDADTYKLEIAVRDNGEPQRTAMATLKVTVEPANATVSPLVEEENKQNIMLVAVIVGVTTVISVSIIVSIFILCHIDKRNRGRRNQAPKHPEDRFYDIHRVDESMSGSSNISKDSDAELIKKMKAKKEVSFSIDEDCSDVGNNSTLTNVTSFSTMKPPYLSMDYRSSPEDTQSSAWLCNNTVSDMNKTEMYENELSGLTTSQLQGALRHIAQGGNSDRLWLQPVREEQTKRMILRKSEDNHSTTSHDTTTSDSGRGGSEEDINSNRGHIFSESEIWSSTC, from the exons ATGGCACCTCTAGTGTATATGTTAGTTGGTGTGTTCGTGTGTGCATCTGCGCAGGAGAGTACAGTGAATTACTCTCTACGCGAGGAACAAGATGCCTTCACCTACGTTGGGAATGTTGCCCGAGACAGCCAGCTCTATGGAAACGTGACCATGGAAGTCTTCCAACGAATGAAGTTCCAGCTCTTGACCCAGGGAAACGAATATGCAGCTATGTTTAGTATTGACGAGAGTGCTAGCACCTTAAGGACTGCAGTTCAACTTGACCGGGAAGTCATCTGCCCAGATTCCATTGAATGTGTTCTTGTGTTCAATGTGGCTGTATATTTGAAGGACTCTATTACAAGTGTTCTGGATTTatacaaaatcatcaaaattgaAGTAACAATCGACGATATCAATGACAATGCCCCTGAATTTCCCAATGATGAAGTGACCATTGTCATTTCTGAGAACTCCGGAGTCGAGACTGAACATTTCACGAATGGAGCTATTGACTTGGACAGAGGGGCGAATAACTCAGTACAAACTTATGTTATGCAGCCACCAAATGAAATGTTTGGACTGAAAGTTCTAGAAAATGGAGATGGAACAACAGACTTGAACATTGTTGTGAAGTACCCACTTGATCGTGAAAGCAGACATTTCTACCAGCTTGTAATTTCTGCTATAGATGGCGGCAGTCCACCGCGAACCGGTTCGGTGAAAATCAACATAACAATCAGCGACCAGAATGATAATTCACCAGTGTTCTCAAAATCATTGTACAAtgtaacagttgaagaaaacATTCCAGTAAATTCCACCATTGTGCACGTCAATGCCACAGATGCTGATGCAGAAGATAATGGGCTAGTAGCTTACAGATTTAGTTCCAGAACTTCTAGCAAAATTACTGACGTTTTCGATATTAATAGTGAAAGTGGTGAAATAACATGCAAGTCTGTGTTGAACTTTGAAGACGATCAGAAATGGACTTTCAAAGTGGAGGCTTTTGATAGTGGCAGTCCAGCTAAAACAAGCACCGTATCTGTTATAATAAATGTTCTGGACATTAATGACAACTACCCTCAAATCAATATCAACCTACCACCCGGCGGTACGAAGATTTCGGAAGCAGCTAGCCCTGGAAGTTTTGTTGCTCACGTGGCTGTTTTTGATCTGGACAATGCGGGACAAAAAGAAATCAGTTGTATGGTGATTGGAGATGATTTTCGACTGGAGGACTTTAAGCTGAAAAACAACTACAAAGTGATTGTAAACAAGCCTTTAGATCATGAGGTCAGAGACAGTTACGAAGTTACTATTGAGTGTTCAGATAATGGAGTTCCACCTAACAAAAATGATACTAGCTTTATTGTGAAAGTTGAAGATGTGAATGACAATTTCCCAGAATTCAAGAAAGATACTTATGAGCTGACCATCCAAGAGGAGGTTTTCCAGTCTATGATTGTAAAAGTTGAAGCCACTGACAAGGACTTTGGAAATAATggcaaaattatatacaaactTGAACCAGGGTCAGATCAGAGGTTCACAGTAAATTCTAATACCGGACTTGTTACAGCAAACTCAGTCTTTGACAGAGAAACTGATCCTAGAATTATTCTCCATGTACTGGCAGTTGATGCTGGGGACCCCGCTCTCTCTTCAACCGCTACTGTTGTTATCAATATCACAGACATCAATGATAATGCTCCAAGGTTTTCGTCCAATCCTCTCAACATCCTCATAATGGAAAGTGAGCCATTCCAGTCAGTGAATTTGAACGTGACTGATCCAGATTTGGGTTTAAATGGCCAGTTCACATTGACCTTCCCAAAGAATGACTATCTGGCTGAATATTTCGAATTCAACTCAGTTACTGGGGAAATCAAAACATTGAAGGCAATAGATAGGGAACTGATACCGTATTTTAAATTCTGGGTCAGTGCAGTTGATAACGGCATCCCTCAACGGTCCAGCTCAGCAGAGGTGGTACTTCACATTATCGATAGGAACGATAACATTCCAGCAATTACATATCCAAACAACTCGAACAATACAAAGGCCATTCCCATCTTAGCTCCAGTAGGCTTTGTCATAGCAACAGTTCAGGCTTCTGATAAAGACGACGGTTTGAACGCTCAATTGTTGTACTTCATCGATATGGGAGATACTAGGGAGATATTTAAGATGGATGTTAACACTGGACGAATAACAGTTGGTCGAGAAATGACCGAGTTGGACGCAGATACATACAAGCTGGAAATTGCTGTTCGCGACAACGGTGAACCTCAAAGAACTGCCATGGCAACTCTTAAAGTCACTGTGGAACCAGCCAACGCTACTGTTTCACCTCTGGTTGAAGAAGAGAATAAGCAGAACATCATGTTGGTCGCAGTGATTGTTGGCGTTACTACTGTGATATCCGTCTCGATTATAGTATCCATCTTCATCTTGTGTCACATTGACAAGAGAAATCGTGGAAGAAGAAATCAAGCGCCTAAACACCCTGAGGACAGATTCTACGACATACATCGAGTGGACGAGAGTATGTCAGGGTCATCAAACATCTCAAAAGATTCAGACGCAGAATTGATCAAGAAAATGAAGGCAAAGAAGGAAGTGAGTTTTTCGATTGACGAGGATTGTAGCGACGTTGGAAACAACTCGACCCTGACCAATGTAACGAGCTTCTCGACGATGAAACCTCCATACCTCTCCATGGATTACAGATCATCACCTGAG gaCACGCAATCATCAGCATGGCTCTGTAACAACACTGTATCGGACATGAATAAAACCGAAATGTACGAAAACGAGCTATCGGGGCTTACCACCAGCCAGCTGCAAGGTGCTCTAAGACACATTGCACAGGGAGGCAACTCTGACAGACTTTGGCTGCAACCAGTCAGGGAAGAACAG ACGAAACGCATGATCCTTCGAAAGTCAGAAGACAATCACAGTACAACGTCACATGACACAACAACTAGCGATAGTGGTCGAGGGGGTAGCGAGGAGGATATAAATAGTAACAGGGGACACATCTTTAGTGAATCAG AGATTTGGTCAAGTACCTGTTAA